The Cloeon dipterum chromosome 3, ieCloDipt1.1, whole genome shotgun sequence genome includes a region encoding these proteins:
- the stumps gene encoding phosphoinositide 3-kinase adapter protein 1 isoform X2 produces MPPMRSSSSRDDILILSNQQSHVANLWANYLSSCFDQMCQKRNRPPFRILRVGLDDIVGSVPFALEERIVQVKLKLVIMCPLFLQQVMEYPRPSQALSKLLMPNRVLAMLLGVEEDQVTEQHRAALANFNQWQRVPVRNKDAAFVSEFLNDSMAILTRVAHEEQSMNQNRASFSLQPKKVNNAHNKVLVMLNEPIGQEDTVKISINKGGKLIEVNNAKKRNPFTIMFTMPESCMMVSMLVGVMVSKNGNPLGCRQIKCESKMREVDQLLKSIGNPLDFMCQTLGMTDKEQLDNYMVSAFQKNIPPNFNLLQSPDSNPRKSVVCAEEFPTLLHFACKYGLDKLVWQLMECPGGDAAAEIRNCNDQSPAEIAELAGHLKVANTIRGYTQMNEFTNIYSYMKMTAETKGQAAPAEAEDMYNLPRPLNETYQVPPAARPLTVRKASTSSNGSSEADHPIEYMRMNSLKKNSKKENHSTNHTRSMGRKENMHPEEPFRSESRNKHRASEDSIGAAATTKPSKSREHLAMTTDDELVEIFNDFKNNVYTLAEVEKLVESWKNRNDVQQSMMEKQEYFKQLRADYERLQNKMREDMKRTTPFEKMKNFFFRSKEKNSAKTSQETRNNFLSTHSCLDAGMQHSLRPTSSLSINSNSSSSSSERMSTTSNCSGASLGDSGTHSDHEDRKVLANLKEPPQIVEEEEDTLCHEYTAVQNYAVPPLPRPVMEAKNKPKVAKIHFEELPPLPAPNRPCDLSFKEEDPNAYIIPESLNTAAQQDTPPTTPHTADSEFAPDYMNWAAPLDKMPSYMNLVPPPVPPRLLSSRQAALV; encoded by the exons ATGCCCCCAATGAGGTCCAGCAGTAGCAGGGATGACATCCTCATCCTTTCCAACCAACAGAGCCATGTGGCCAACCTGTGGGCCAACTACCTCTCATCCTGCTTTGATCAGATGTGTCAAAAGCGAAACAGGCCACCCTTCag GATTTTGCGGGTCGGCCTGGATGACATTGTCGGTTCTGTGCCGTTTGCCCTGGAGGAACGCATTGTGCAAGTGAAGCTGAAGCTGGTGATCATGTGTCCGTTGTTCCTGCAGCAGGTGATGGAATACCCGAGACCCAGCCAGGCACTTTCGAAACTGCTCATGCCGAACCGCGTCCTGGCGATGCTTTTGGGGGTTGAAGAGGATCAAGTCACGGAGCAGCACAGAGCCG CTTTAGCAAACTTCAACCAGTGGCAGCGCGTGCCTGTGAGAAACAAGGACGCTGCGTTTGTGAGTGAATTCCTTAACGATTCGATGGCAATCTTGACTCGAGTAGCTCACGAGGAGCAGTCGATGAACCAAAATAGAGCTTCATTTTCTCTCCAGCCGAAGAAAGTCAACAAC GCTCACAACAAAGTCCTTGTCATGCTCAACGAGCCCATCGGGCAAGAAGACACGGTCAAAATCTCCATCAACAAGGGTGGCAAGCTCATCGAAGTGAATAATGCCAAAAAGAGGAATCCTTTCACAATCATGTTCACCATGCCAG AATCGTGCATGATGGTGTCAATGCTGGTGGGAGTAATGGTCTCCAAGAATGGAAACCCCCTGGGTTGTCGACAGATCAAGTGCGAAAGCAAAATGCGAGAGGTGGATCAACTACTGAAGAGCATTGGAAACCCTCTGGATTTCATGTGCCAG actCTTGGAATGACTGACAAGGAGCAGCTGGACAACTACATGGTTTCTGCATTCCAAAAGAATATTCCGCCAAACTTCAACCTCCTTCAGTCCCCAGACAGCAATCCAAGGAAGTCAGTCGTCT GTGCTGAAGAGTTCCCAACGCTGCTTCACTTCGCCTGCAAATACGGTCTGGACAAACTGGTGTGGCAGCTGATGGAATGCCCTGGTGGAGACGCAGCCGCTGAAATTAGAAATTGCAATGATCAGTCACCAGCAGAAATAGCTGAGCTAGCAGGTCACTTGAAGGTTGCCAACACCATCAGAGGCTACACT CAAATGAATGAGTTTACCAATATCTACAGCTATATGAAAATGACAGCTGAAACCAAGGGCCAAg CTGCTCCAGCAGAAGCTGAGGACATGTACAATCTACCCAGGCCACTGAACGAGACTTATCAGGTTCCTCCAGCAGCGAGACCACTGACAGTGAGGAAGGCGTCCACGTCATCCAACGGATCTTCAGAAGCCGACCATCCAATCGAATACATGAGGATGAACTCTTTGAAAA aaaattcaaagaaGGAGAATCATTCTACCAATCACACTAGGTCGATGGGAAGGAAGGAAAACATGCATCCTGAGGAGCCCTTCAGATCCGAGAGCAGGAACAAACACCGCGCAAGCGAGGATAGCATTGGCGCCGCGGCCACGACCAAGCCAAGCAAGTCGAGGGAGCACCTCGCAATGACCACGGATGACGAGCTGGTGGAAATCTTTAATGACTTCAAGAACAACGTCTATACACTAGCTGAGGTTGAAAAGCTCGTGGAAAGCTGGAAGAACAGAAACGACGTGCAGCAATCGATGATGGAGAAGCAGGAGTACTTCAAGCAGCTGAGGGCAGACTATGAGCGCCTACAGAACAAAATGAGAGAAGACATGAAAAGAACAACTCCGTTtgagaagatgaaaaattttttcttcaggAGCAAAG aaaaaaattcagcaaagaCAAGCCAGGAGACCAGGAATAACTTCCTCTCTACACATTCCTGCTTAGATGCGGGCATGCAACACAGCTTGCGTCCCACTAGTAGCCTCAGCAtcaacagcaacagca GCTCATCATCTTCTGAGCGGATGAGCACCACCAGCAACTGCAGTGGTGCCAGTCTTGGGGACAGCGGCACACACTCTGATCACGAAGACAGAAAA GTGCTGGCGAATTTGAAGGAGCCGCCTCAGATCGTCGAAGAGGAAGAAGACACTCTTTGCCACGAGTACACAGCAGTCCAGAATTATGCAGTTCCTCCACTTCCTCGCCCAGTCATGGAGGCCAAAAACAAACCAAAAGTAGCCAAAATCCATTTTGAG GAGCTCCCACCATTGCCAGCACCAAATAGACCGTGTGACTTATCGTTCAAAGAGGAAGATCCAAATGCCTACATCATACCTGAGAGCTTAAATA CTGCCGCACAGCAAGATACTCCACCCACGACTCCTCACACTGCCGACTCCGAGTTCGCTCCGGACTACATGAACTGGGCAGCGCCTCTCGACAAGATGCCCAGTTACATGAATCTTGTCCCACCTCCTGTCCCACCAAGAT TGTTGTCATCCAGACAAGCTGCTCTGGTCTAG
- the LOC135938853 gene encoding synaptic vesicle membrane protein VAT-1 homolog, producing the protein MSQSGEETSRTSEMRHDPDEMPDNLDVVAVRLSGFGGLDKVKIEKVSMPLIIPDGHAEVQVKAFGVNFADLYMRQGLMRNLRPPMTMGMECSGVVNNVGPGVTTLKAGDRVICYQVNGGLHQQVVFVPEEACFLLPPEVSFDIGAAIFVNYLTAYFSVLNIGNLEAGQTVLIHSCAGGVGWAATQLARSVPNVKVYGTTSMEEKHAAVKANGVSVVLDPKTYVETLKVLEPQGVHLVLDSIGGTSFLQSQQLLRPLGRAVLIGASSMLNGDRKLGLWDMLVTWWRTRCVSPTDLLNESKVVAGLHLANLLKDDPQRVREALQTLFSMLEQKQIEPKIYMKFPLELAVDAYKELHQRKNIGKILLHNLVK; encoded by the exons ATGTCTCAGTCTGGGGAGGAAACGTCAAGAACTTCAGAAATGCGCCACGACCCTGACGAAATGCCAGACAACCTGGACGTTGTTGCCGTTCGACTCTCTGGTTTTGGTGGTTTGGATAAAGTTAAA ATCGAGAAAGTTTCCATGCCATTGATAATTCCTGACGGCCATGCTGAGGTGCAAGTTAAAGCATTCGGCGTCAACTTTGCTGACCTTTACATGCGTCAGGGTCTGATGCGCAACCTGAGGCCCCCGATGACCATGGGGATGGAGTGCTCAGGAGTGGTCAACAACGTGGGCCCTGGCGTGACCACTCTTAAGGCGGGCGACCGTGTCATCTGCTACCAAGTGAACGGCGGCCTCCACCAGCAGGTCGTGTTTGTACCTGAGGAAGCTTGTTTCCTGTTGCCTCCGGAGGTGTCTTTTGATATTGGAGCGGCCATTTTCGTAAACTACCTGACGGCCTATTTCAGCGTCTTGAATATTGGCAACCTTGAGGCTGGACAGACTGTCCTCATACACTCCTGCGCTG GTGGGGTCGGATGGGCTGCAACCCAGCTGGCGCGCTCTGTCCCAAATGTCAAAGTCTACGGGACCACTTCAATGGAGGAGAAGCACGCTGCGGTTAAAGCGAACGGAGTGAGTGTCGTGCTGGACCCCAAAACCTACGTGGAAACACTAAAAGTGCTAGAGCCCCAGGGAGTCCACCTGGTCTTAGACAGCATCGGAGGGACAAGCTTCCTGCAGTCTCAGCAGCTTTTGAGGCCTCTTGGAAGAGCCGTATTGATTG gcgCCAGTAGCATGCTGAACGGCGACAGGAAGCTGGGGCTTTGGGACATGCTCGTCACGTGGTGGCGCACCCGGTGCGTCTCACCAACCGATTTGCTGAATGAGAGCAAGGTGGTGGCAGGTCTCCACCTAGCAAATCTGTTGAAGGACGATCCACAGAGGGTGCGTGAAGCCCTGCAGACTTTGTTCTCCATGCTTGAGCAAAAACAGATTGAACCCAAAATTTATATGAAGTTTCCATTGGAGTTG GCCGTGGATGCGTACAAGGAGCTACAccagaggaaaaatattggcAAGATTCTGCTGCACAACTTGGTCAAGTGA
- the LOC135938466 gene encoding uncharacterized protein LOC135938466, protein MEAYEDVASKVELQVQNLLKKHNYNTVGNFVRFYMGFESSGFTQLDQFFREYSPPITPDHHTCVGLGLELLNKLWCLESSYAGLASKFYVVSCEEAIENVTRYTGNGPPPVQLAEKEHILLAMKIQIDNRTGFLVLDPGYHVARAVTIMADKKYPHTGWFTQKNDEAGVKEYNYELDPTGRYLIWKIHETNHRGENNDYESLIYVEQPFLCAVQCTERRNLVYNFKSLLARDTKGQVIAGLYFDLTQSDKVTIFCKDDEGSKLRKKLNFSVFSGKALPAEIEELVEDCGSQLGMLEGDLCNLLITLATIVENKQFVQQTLAINDIVNNIAAEN, encoded by the exons ATGGAGGCCTACGAAGACGTGGCCTCCAAGGTCGAGCTGCAGGTGCAGAACTTGCTGAAGAAGCACAACTACAACACTGTCGGCAATTTCGTAAG gttttACATGGGATTCGAATCTAGCGGATTCACTCAGCTGGACCAGTTCTTCCGGGAGTACTCGCCACCAATTACTCCGGATCACCACACGTGTGTTGGACTCGGCTTGGAGCTGCTTAATAAACTGTGGTGCCTTGAATCCTCGTATGCTGGTCTTGCATCAAAATTCTACGTCGTATCATGCGAAGAG GCGATCGAGAACGTCACACGGTACACAGGTAATGGACCTCCTCCTGTCCAGCTGGCAGAAAAAGAGCACATTTTGCTGGCAATGAAGATCCAGATCGACAACAGGACTGGATTTCTGGTTCTGGACCCAGGCTATCACGTTGCAAGAGCAGTCACTATTATGGCGGATAAGAAGTATCCTCACACAG gttGGTTCACCCAGAAGAATGATGAGGCTGGAGTAAAAGAATACAACTACGAGTTAGATCCTACGGGTCGATACCTCATTTGGAAAATTCACGAGACAAACCACCGTGGAGAAAACAACGACTATGAAAGCCTCATTTACGTTGAACAGCCCTTCCTGTGTGCAGTCCAGTGCACTGAGAGACGCAACTTGGTCTACAACTTCAAGAGTCTTCTCGCCAGAGACACCAAAGGCCAAGTCATTGCCGGCCTCTACTTTGACCTCACGCAGAGTGATAAGGTCACGATTTTCTGCAAGGATGACGAAGGAAGTAAGCTGAGGAAGAAACTCAACTTCTCCGTGTTCTCTGGAAAAGCCTTACCCGCGG AAATTGAAGAGTTGGTTGAGGATTGTGGCAGTCAATTGGGCATGCTGGAAGGTGACCTCTGTAATCTGCTTATCACCTTGGCAACAATCGTAGAGAACAAGCAGTTTGTTCAGCAGACACTCGCCATCAACGATATCGTCAACAACATTGCTgccgaaaactaa